A region from the Pseudonocardia petroleophila genome encodes:
- the crtI gene encoding phytoene desaturase family protein: protein MRTVSGPTDHVVVVGAGFAGLATALHLLGAGRRVTVLERGEHPGGRAGRLDLHTSDGTYRVDTGPTVLTMPELFAEAFAAVGEKLEERLDLVELDPAYRTHFADGSTIDVHADAGAMEAEVRAVCGPEAAAGYVRMREWLTQLYRAEIDPFIGANFDSPLNLLGPDLARLAVLGGFGRLGPKVEKLLPDERLQRIFSFQALYAGVPPQTALGAYGVIAYMDTIAGVFFPKGGMRAVGQAMADAAVAAGAEIHYGRTVTGLERGAGRITALRHRPTDDPAAGTDRTAADTVVLTPDLPVVHDLLGRAPRRVVPLRYSPSAVVLHAGLTSTRTEAAHHTISFGTKWRETFREIIADGRPMSDPSLLITRPTATDPSLAPDGRDLLFVLAPCPNLDGAGGRIDWERIGPAYRDEVLGVLDARGHPGLTGIAGDIAVSDLVTPADWAAQGMAAGTPFSAAHTFAQTGPFRPRNLVRGYDNVVLAGCGTTPGVGIPPVLLSGRLAAARITGATPGRRVPTGG from the coding sequence CTGCGGACGGTGTCGGGACCCACCGACCACGTGGTGGTCGTCGGCGCGGGGTTCGCCGGTCTCGCCACGGCGCTGCACCTGCTCGGCGCGGGCCGCCGCGTCACGGTCCTGGAGCGCGGCGAGCACCCCGGCGGCCGGGCCGGGCGCCTGGACCTGCACACCTCCGACGGCACCTACCGGGTCGACACCGGCCCCACCGTGCTGACGATGCCCGAGCTGTTCGCCGAGGCGTTCGCCGCCGTCGGGGAGAAGCTGGAGGAGCGGCTCGACCTCGTCGAGCTCGATCCCGCCTACCGCACCCACTTCGCCGACGGCTCCACCATCGACGTCCACGCCGACGCCGGGGCGATGGAGGCCGAGGTCCGGGCCGTCTGCGGTCCCGAGGCCGCCGCGGGCTACGTCCGGATGCGGGAGTGGCTCACGCAGCTCTACCGCGCCGAGATCGACCCGTTCATCGGCGCCAACTTCGACTCCCCGCTCAACCTGCTGGGTCCGGACCTGGCCCGCCTGGCCGTGCTGGGCGGGTTCGGCCGGCTCGGCCCGAAGGTCGAGAAGCTGCTGCCCGACGAGCGGCTGCAGCGGATCTTCTCCTTCCAGGCGCTCTACGCGGGCGTCCCCCCGCAGACCGCGCTCGGTGCCTACGGCGTCATCGCCTACATGGACACGATCGCCGGGGTGTTCTTCCCGAAGGGCGGGATGCGGGCGGTCGGGCAGGCGATGGCCGACGCCGCCGTCGCCGCCGGTGCGGAGATCCACTACGGACGGACGGTCACCGGGCTGGAGCGCGGGGCCGGCCGGATCACCGCCCTGCGCCACCGCCCCACCGACGACCCGGCGGCGGGCACCGACCGCACCGCGGCCGACACCGTGGTGCTCACCCCCGACCTGCCCGTCGTCCACGACCTGCTCGGCCGGGCACCGCGGCGGGTCGTGCCGCTGCGCTACTCCCCCAGCGCCGTCGTGCTGCACGCCGGACTGACGAGCACCCGCACCGAGGCCGCGCACCACACCATCTCCTTCGGCACGAAGTGGCGCGAGACCTTCCGCGAGATCATCGCCGACGGCCGCCCGATGAGCGATCCGTCACTGCTCATCACCCGCCCCACCGCGACCGACCCCTCGCTCGCCCCCGACGGCCGCGACCTGCTGTTCGTCCTCGCCCCCTGCCCCAACCTCGACGGCGCGGGCGGGCGGATCGACTGGGAGCGGATCGGCCCGGCCTACCGCGACGAGGTCCTCGGCGTCCTCGACGCGCGCGGGCACCCCGGGCTCACCGGCATCGCGGGCGACATCGCGGTGTCCGACCTGGTCACGCCGGCCGACTGGGCCGCGCAGGGCATGGCGGCGGGCACCCCGTTCTCCGCCGCGCACACCTTCGCCCAGACCGGCCCGTTCCGCCCGCGCAACCTGGTCCGCGGCTACGACAACGTCGTGCTGGCCGGCTGCGGAACCACCCCGGGCGTCGGGATCCCGCCGGTGCTGCTCTCCGGGCGCCTGGCCGCGGCCCGGATCACCGGCGCGACCCCGGGACGCAGGGTCCCGACGGGGGGCTGA
- a CDS encoding Rv2175c family DNA-binding protein, with product MSEVSVLADDVVTLPVAEVATLLNQPVSRVHQLVRDGQILSLRRGGEVVVPAAFLVTEEERAEVVKGLPGTITVLRDGGYSDDDILRWLFSEDDSLPGTPMDNLAAGRHREIKRRAQAMAF from the coding sequence GTGAGTGAGGTGTCCGTTCTGGCCGACGACGTGGTCACGTTGCCCGTCGCCGAGGTCGCAACCCTGCTGAACCAGCCCGTGTCCCGGGTGCACCAACTGGTGCGCGACGGGCAGATCCTGTCGCTGCGCCGCGGCGGCGAGGTGGTGGTGCCCGCGGCGTTCCTCGTCACCGAGGAGGAACGGGCCGAGGTCGTGAAGGGCCTGCCCGGCACGATCACGGTGCTGCGCGACGGCGGGTACTCCGACGACGACATCCTGCGCTGGCTGTTCAGCGAGGACGACTCGCTGCCCGGCACCCCGATGGACAACCTGGCGGCCGGGCGCCACCGCGAGATCAAGCGCCGCGCGCAGGCGATGGCCTTCTAG
- the mptB gene encoding polyprenol phosphomannose-dependent alpha 1,6 mannosyltransferase MptB: protein MTAQPSSPVDRSEPPDRVEAPTADAPRPASTSRARLGDPPRGTLVLGVVASLLMVVGGFGAAGVLVDDPLLTNSPVGFWRYGHGREIANSLIYLGVGLLSWAWVRLGRDVLARRIGGRAVLTTATAWMLPMLVAPPLFTRDVFSYLAQGALPLNGFDPYAVGPEVLPGIFTDNVHYFWQDTPAPYGPLFILYAKSIAWLAGDQIILGVVLMRLALVVGLVLLVRALPELARRMGGRPSLALWIVVANPVMVIHMVGGGHNDLLVMGLLATAALAALRGQHAWTIVLATLGMAVKASAGVALPFLVLVWAATMTGSVLVRTLRATAYGIAIFTGTFALCTVAAGVGLGWLPALSAPSMIVNWMSLPTGAGQLVHSIVSIFGPVPMQPFVNVGRAVGALILLVIAVRQWWAARDGGPDAIRRAGIVLLAVALLSPTTLPWYVSWGMALLAMVDWTPRALQVLVFFSLWLMIVYYPDGEAALYDLAVLGIGAALAALAAVSLLRPDPLGLSRHPTTAEPLVR, encoded by the coding sequence ATGACCGCGCAGCCCTCCTCCCCCGTCGACCGGTCGGAGCCACCCGATCGGGTCGAGGCACCGACCGCCGACGCACCGCGTCCGGCGTCGACCTCTCGCGCCCGTCTGGGCGACCCGCCGCGGGGGACGCTGGTGCTCGGCGTCGTCGCGTCGCTGCTCATGGTCGTGGGCGGGTTCGGCGCGGCGGGTGTGCTCGTCGACGACCCGCTGCTGACGAACTCGCCGGTCGGCTTCTGGCGCTACGGCCACGGCCGCGAGATCGCCAACTCGCTGATCTACCTGGGCGTCGGGCTGCTGTCCTGGGCCTGGGTCCGGCTGGGCCGCGACGTGCTGGCCCGCCGCATCGGCGGCCGCGCCGTGCTGACGACCGCCACGGCCTGGATGCTGCCGATGCTGGTCGCCCCGCCGCTGTTCACCCGCGACGTGTTCAGCTACCTCGCCCAGGGCGCGCTGCCGCTGAACGGCTTCGACCCCTACGCCGTCGGGCCCGAGGTGCTGCCGGGGATCTTCACCGACAACGTCCACTACTTCTGGCAGGACACCCCGGCGCCCTACGGCCCGCTGTTCATCCTCTACGCCAAGTCGATCGCGTGGCTGGCCGGCGACCAGATCATCCTCGGCGTCGTCCTCATGCGCCTCGCGCTGGTCGTCGGGCTGGTCCTGCTGGTCCGGGCGCTGCCGGAGCTCGCGCGCCGGATGGGCGGGCGGCCCTCGCTCGCGCTGTGGATCGTCGTCGCCAACCCCGTGATGGTCATCCACATGGTCGGCGGCGGCCACAACGACCTGCTCGTCATGGGCCTGCTCGCCACCGCGGCGCTCGCCGCGCTGCGCGGGCAGCACGCGTGGACCATCGTGCTCGCCACCCTCGGCATGGCGGTCAAGGCGAGCGCGGGCGTCGCGCTGCCGTTCCTGGTGCTCGTCTGGGCGGCCACGATGACCGGGAGCGTCCTCGTGCGCACGCTGCGCGCCACCGCGTACGGCATCGCGATCTTCACGGGCACGTTCGCCCTGTGCACGGTCGCCGCGGGCGTCGGGCTGGGCTGGCTGCCCGCCCTGTCGGCCCCGTCGATGATCGTCAACTGGATGTCGCTGCCCACCGGCGCGGGCCAGCTGGTGCACTCGATCGTCAGCATCTTCGGGCCCGTGCCGATGCAGCCGTTCGTCAACGTCGGGCGGGCGGTCGGCGCCCTGATCCTGCTCGTCATCGCCGTGCGGCAGTGGTGGGCCGCGCGCGACGGCGGCCCGGACGCGATCCGCCGCGCCGGGATCGTGCTGCTCGCCGTCGCGCTGCTGTCGCCCACCACGCTGCCCTGGTACGTCAGCTGGGGCATGGCCCTGCTCGCGATGGTCGACTGGACGCCCCGCGCGCTGCAGGTCCTCGTGTTCTTCTCGCTCTGGCTGATGATCGTCTACTACCCGGACGGCGAGGCGGCGCTCTACGACCTGGCCGTGCTCGGGATCGGCGCGGCCCTGGCCGCCCTGGCCGCGGTGTCGCTGCTGCGCCCCGACCCGCTGGGGCTGAGCAGGCACCCGACGACCGCCGAGCCGCTTGTCCGGTAG
- the pknB gene encoding Stk1 family PASTA domain-containing Ser/Thr kinase: MNAPPAALLDARYRLGPVIARGGMSTVYRGTDTRLDRPVAIKVMEPRLAADPAFRTRFEREARSAARIDHPAVVDVFDQGDDRSGPEPVLFLVMELVEGATLRDVLRLRGQLGVPAAVAVLDRVLSGLAEAHRLGLVHRDVKPENVLISYAGEVKVADFGLVVAAAQAGASHVGTIMGTVAYLSPEQVATGAADARSDVYAAGILLYELLTGAPPFTGDTAISVAFRHVNDRVPAPSLIAGDVPPELDALVLRATDRDPAARPADAGALLADLRRVAHRLEVPRVPVPVPAPPPVTVEDTQPVVGPVPRGTQALPAGPRTSTDLPAPPDHVHARRRSRRFFGIGVAVVLVVALAVGAVAWWVGTGRWTEVPSLVGVQRSAATQLLEDYDLVTGPATETFDDAAPAGAVLATDPPVGSRLLRGEVVRLTVSTGRPVVPLVDAGTPVAEAERLVRDAGLTPTRTSGDAEYDDTVPEGAVIRTVPAAGQPVAIGGPVTLVVSRGVEPPPQPQRVSVPLVVGQTANEAQALLAELGLSTVVQSTLPFQLNENPTVIGQTPSAGAVVEAGTQVVLDTL; the protein is encoded by the coding sequence GTGAACGCCCCGCCCGCCGCGCTGCTCGACGCGCGCTACCGGCTCGGTCCGGTGATCGCCCGCGGGGGCATGTCCACCGTCTACCGGGGCACCGACACGCGCCTCGACCGGCCCGTCGCCATCAAGGTGATGGAGCCGCGGCTGGCCGCCGACCCCGCGTTCCGCACCCGCTTCGAGCGCGAGGCCCGGTCCGCGGCCCGGATCGACCATCCCGCCGTCGTCGACGTCTTCGACCAGGGCGACGACCGCAGCGGGCCCGAGCCGGTCCTGTTCCTGGTGATGGAGCTCGTCGAGGGCGCCACCCTGCGCGACGTGCTGCGGCTGCGCGGCCAGCTGGGCGTCCCGGCCGCCGTCGCCGTGCTGGACCGGGTGCTGTCCGGCCTGGCCGAGGCGCACCGGCTCGGTCTGGTGCACCGCGACGTCAAGCCGGAGAACGTGCTCATCAGCTACGCGGGCGAGGTCAAGGTCGCCGACTTCGGGCTCGTCGTCGCGGCCGCCCAGGCGGGCGCCAGCCACGTCGGCACGATCATGGGCACGGTCGCGTACCTCTCCCCCGAGCAGGTCGCCACCGGCGCCGCCGACGCCCGCAGCGACGTCTACGCCGCCGGCATCCTGCTCTACGAGCTCCTCACCGGCGCCCCGCCGTTCACCGGCGACACCGCGATCTCGGTGGCGTTCCGGCACGTCAACGACCGGGTGCCGGCGCCGTCGCTGATCGCGGGCGACGTCCCGCCCGAGCTCGACGCGCTCGTGCTCCGCGCCACCGACCGCGACCCGGCCGCCCGCCCCGCCGACGCCGGCGCCCTGCTCGCCGACCTGCGGCGGGTCGCGCACCGCCTCGAGGTGCCGCGGGTGCCGGTGCCGGTACCCGCGCCGCCGCCGGTCACCGTCGAGGACACCCAGCCCGTGGTGGGCCCCGTCCCGCGCGGCACGCAGGCGCTGCCCGCCGGGCCGCGCACGTCGACCGACCTGCCCGCCCCGCCCGACCACGTCCACGCCCGGCGCCGCAGCCGGAGGTTCTTCGGGATCGGCGTCGCGGTCGTGCTGGTGGTCGCCCTCGCCGTCGGCGCGGTGGCCTGGTGGGTGGGCACCGGGAGGTGGACCGAGGTGCCGTCGCTGGTCGGGGTGCAGCGGTCCGCCGCCACCCAGCTGCTGGAGGACTACGACCTCGTCACCGGGCCCGCCACGGAGACCTTCGACGACGCCGCACCGGCCGGGGCCGTGCTGGCCACCGACCCGCCCGTGGGATCGCGGCTGCTGCGCGGCGAGGTCGTGCGGCTCACCGTGTCCACCGGACGCCCGGTGGTGCCCCTCGTCGACGCCGGCACGCCCGTCGCCGAGGCCGAGCGGCTCGTCCGCGACGCCGGGCTGACGCCCACCCGCACCAGCGGCGACGCCGAGTACGACGACACGGTGCCGGAGGGCGCCGTCATCCGCACCGTGCCCGCGGCCGGGCAGCCGGTGGCGATCGGCGGGCCGGTCACGCTCGTCGTGAGCCGGGGCGTCGAGCCGCCGCCGCAGCCGCAGCGGGTGTCGGTGCCGCTGGTCGTCGGGCAGACCGCGAACGAGGCCCAGGCCCTGCTCGCCGAGCTGGGCCTGAGCACCGTCGTGCAGTCGACGCTGCCGTTCCAGCTCAACGAGAACCCGACGGTGATCGGGCAGACCCCGTCGGCGGGCGCGGTGGTCGAGGCGGGCACCCAGGTCGTGCTGGACACCCTCTGA
- a CDS encoding polyprenyl synthetase family protein gives MTRTAPDRLHADDDGLPDAVERVLAQYLRRRCAEARDVDAAFGAATDALAEFVLSGGKRIRPTFAWWGWRGAGGSPDGPEAPAVLEAISALELIQACALVHDDLMDASATRRGRPTVHVDFARRHAEAGWRGRPARFGAAAAILLGDLALVWADDLFRSAGLPPEAVRRAAPPWEGMRTEVLGGQYLDVLHQSTGDASPRAALQVDRYKTAAYTVERPLHLGAAIADASPELTACYRRFGADIGIAFQLRDDLLGVFGDPAVTGKPAGDDLREGKRTLLLALALERAAEQGATAAAEAIETALGDPDLDVDGVDRVRGLLVDLGAEQAVEQRIAAMTGSALDALSTADIEEPAATRLSELAIAATRRRR, from the coding sequence GTGACCCGCACCGCCCCGGACCGCCTCCACGCCGACGACGACGGTCTCCCCGACGCCGTCGAGCGGGTGCTGGCGCAGTACCTGCGACGCCGGTGCGCCGAGGCCCGCGACGTCGACGCGGCCTTCGGTGCGGCCACCGACGCGCTCGCCGAGTTCGTGCTGAGCGGCGGCAAGCGGATCCGTCCGACGTTCGCCTGGTGGGGCTGGCGCGGCGCGGGCGGCTCGCCCGACGGCCCCGAGGCCCCCGCGGTGCTGGAGGCGATCAGCGCGCTGGAGCTGATCCAGGCCTGCGCCCTCGTGCACGACGACCTGATGGACGCCTCGGCCACGCGGCGCGGCCGTCCGACGGTGCACGTCGACTTCGCCCGCCGCCACGCCGAGGCCGGCTGGCGCGGGCGCCCCGCCCGGTTCGGGGCCGCCGCGGCGATCCTGCTCGGTGACCTCGCGCTGGTCTGGGCCGACGACCTGTTCCGGTCGGCGGGGCTCCCCCCGGAGGCCGTGCGCCGCGCCGCGCCGCCGTGGGAGGGCATGCGCACCGAGGTGCTCGGCGGCCAGTACCTCGACGTCCTGCACCAGTCCACCGGCGACGCCTCGCCGCGGGCGGCGCTGCAGGTCGACCGCTACAAGACCGCCGCGTACACCGTCGAGCGCCCGCTGCACCTCGGTGCCGCGATCGCCGACGCCTCCCCCGAGCTGACGGCCTGCTACCGGCGCTTCGGCGCCGACATCGGGATCGCCTTCCAGCTGCGCGACGACCTGCTCGGCGTGTTCGGCGACCCGGCGGTCACCGGCAAGCCCGCGGGCGACGACCTGCGCGAGGGCAAGCGCACGCTGCTGCTCGCCCTCGCCCTGGAGCGCGCGGCCGAGCAGGGAGCCACCGCGGCGGCCGAGGCGATCGAGACCGCGCTGGGCGACCCCGACCTCGACGTCGACGGCGTCGACCGCGTCCGCGGGCTGCTCGTCGACCTCGGCGCGGAGCAGGCGGTGGAGCAGCGCATCGCCGCGATGACCGGCTCCGCGCTCGACGCGCTGAGCACCGCCGACATCGAGGAGCCCGCCGCGACGCGGCTGTCGGAGCTGGCGATCGCGGCCACCCGGCGACGCCGATGA
- a CDS encoding polyadenylate-specific 3'-exoribonuclease AS, whose protein sequence is MRFFYDCEFIEDGTTIDLVSIGVVGEDGREFYAVSTEFDPSRAGAWVRANVLPKLPSPADPSWRSRSRLRSDLLEFITEPGGDIELWAWIAAYDHVALCQLWGAMPALPRALPRFTRELRQRWEDSGRPPLPSPTADAHDALADARLNLRRWEAIESAVAAR, encoded by the coding sequence GTGCGCTTCTTCTACGACTGCGAGTTCATCGAGGACGGCACCACGATCGACCTGGTCTCCATCGGGGTCGTCGGGGAGGACGGACGGGAGTTCTACGCGGTCTCCACGGAGTTCGACCCCTCGCGCGCGGGCGCCTGGGTCCGGGCCAACGTGCTGCCCAAGCTGCCCTCGCCCGCCGACCCGTCGTGGCGCTCCCGGTCCCGGCTGCGCTCGGACCTGCTCGAGTTCATCACCGAGCCCGGCGGAGACATCGAGCTGTGGGCCTGGATCGCCGCCTACGACCACGTCGCGCTGTGCCAGCTCTGGGGGGCCATGCCCGCCCTGCCGCGGGCGCTGCCCCGGTTCACGCGCGAGCTGCGCCAGCGCTGGGAGGACTCCGGCCGCCCCCCGCTGCCCTCGCCCACCGCCGACGCCCACGACGCGCTCGCCGACGCCCGGCTCAACCTGCGCCGCTGGGAGGCCATCGAGTCGGCGGTCGCGGCCCGCTGA
- a CDS encoding phytoene/squalene synthase family protein yields the protein MSGSGELDAAGITDPALRAAYATCRRLNAVHGRTYFLATRLLPPDRRPAVHALYGFARYADEIVDDLDDDRPVAEKAAELDALTAGLRAALDGAPTGVPVLTALADTARRHGIDHAHFTDFMTSMRMDTEVTSYATDADLAVYVHGSAAVIGLQMLPVLGTTVPIEEATPPATALGVAFQLTNFLRDVGEDLDRGRVYLPADELAAFGVDRDLLTWCRTHRRTDPRVRRALAHLVARTRATYRRARPGIGMLEPVSRACVGCAYTLYQGILDEIEAADYAVLHRRVAVPTRRRLAVALPGLGRAVLARRPSPARGA from the coding sequence TTGTCCGGTAGCGGCGAGCTCGACGCCGCCGGGATCACCGACCCCGCGCTGCGGGCCGCGTACGCCACCTGCCGGCGGCTCAACGCCGTCCACGGCCGCACCTACTTCCTCGCCACCCGCCTGCTGCCGCCCGACCGCAGGCCGGCCGTGCACGCCCTGTACGGCTTCGCGCGCTACGCCGACGAGATCGTCGACGACCTCGACGACGACCGGCCCGTCGCGGAGAAGGCCGCCGAGCTCGACGCGCTGACCGCCGGCCTGCGGGCGGCCCTCGACGGCGCCCCGACCGGCGTGCCGGTCCTCACCGCGCTCGCCGACACCGCCCGCCGCCACGGCATCGACCACGCGCACTTCACCGACTTCATGACGTCGATGCGGATGGACACCGAGGTCACCTCCTACGCCACCGACGCCGACCTCGCCGTCTACGTGCACGGGTCGGCCGCGGTCATCGGGCTCCAGATGCTGCCGGTCCTCGGCACGACGGTGCCGATCGAGGAGGCGACGCCGCCCGCCACCGCGCTCGGCGTGGCGTTCCAGCTCACCAACTTCCTGCGCGACGTCGGCGAGGACCTCGACCGCGGGCGCGTCTACCTCCCCGCCGACGAGCTGGCCGCGTTCGGCGTCGACCGGGACCTGCTCACCTGGTGCCGGACCCACCGCCGTACCGACCCGCGCGTGCGGCGCGCGCTCGCGCACCTCGTCGCCCGGACCCGCGCCACCTACCGGCGCGCCCGGCCCGGCATCGGGATGCTGGAGCCGGTCTCCCGGGCCTGCGTCGGCTGCGCCTACACCCTCTACCAGGGCATCCTCGACGAGATCGAGGCGGCCGACTACGCCGTGCTGCACCGGCGGGTGGCCGTGCCGACCCGGCGCAGGCTCGCCGTCGCACTGCCCGGGCTGGGCCGCGCGGTGCTGGCTAGAAGGCCATCGCCTGCGCGCGGCGCTTGA
- a CDS encoding class II 3-deoxy-7-phosphoheptulonate synthase has translation MNWTVDAPVEVLPELPPLPADLRSRLDDALSRPAAQQPDWPDAAEVAHVRTVLESVPPVTLPPEVDRLQSRLADVANGKAFLLQGGDCAETFVDNTEPHIRATIRTLLQMAIVLTYGASTPVVKVGRIAGQYAKPRSSPVDALGLPSYRGDIVHSIVADADARRPDPSRMVRAYANASAAMNLVRALTATGMADLSTVHDWNKDFVRTSAAGERYEAVAAEIERAVRFMDACGVEDHNLHSVEFYASHEALLMDYERAMLRMDRTREEARLYDLSAHFLWIGERTRQLDGAHIALAELLSNPIGLKIGPTTTPELAVEYVERLDPKNVPGRLTLISRMGNGKVRDVLPSIVEKVEASGHKVIWQCDPMHGNTVESTSGYKTRHFDRIVDEVQGFFEVHRGLGTHPGGIHVEVTGEDVTECLGGAQEISDADLGGRYETACDPRLNTQQSLELAFLVAEMLRG, from the coding sequence GTGAACTGGACCGTCGACGCCCCGGTCGAAGTGCTGCCCGAGCTCCCGCCGCTTCCCGCCGACCTGCGGAGCCGTCTCGACGACGCGCTCTCCCGCCCGGCCGCGCAGCAGCCCGACTGGCCGGACGCGGCCGAGGTCGCGCACGTCCGCACGGTGCTGGAGAGCGTCCCGCCGGTGACGCTGCCGCCGGAGGTCGACCGCCTGCAGTCGCGGCTGGCCGACGTCGCGAACGGCAAGGCGTTCCTGCTGCAGGGCGGCGACTGCGCCGAGACGTTCGTCGACAACACCGAGCCGCACATCCGCGCCACCATCCGCACGCTGCTGCAGATGGCGATCGTGCTCACCTACGGCGCGTCGACGCCGGTGGTGAAGGTCGGCCGGATCGCCGGCCAGTACGCCAAGCCGCGCAGCTCGCCCGTCGACGCGCTGGGGCTGCCGTCCTACCGCGGCGACATCGTGCACTCGATCGTCGCCGACGCCGACGCCCGGCGGCCCGACCCGTCGCGCATGGTCCGGGCCTACGCCAACGCGAGCGCCGCGATGAACCTGGTGCGCGCCCTCACCGCCACCGGCATGGCCGACCTGTCCACCGTGCACGACTGGAACAAGGACTTCGTGCGCACGTCGGCGGCGGGGGAGCGGTACGAGGCGGTCGCCGCCGAGATCGAGCGCGCCGTCCGGTTCATGGACGCCTGCGGCGTGGAGGACCACAACCTGCACAGCGTCGAGTTCTACGCCTCGCACGAGGCGCTGCTCATGGACTACGAGCGCGCGATGCTGCGGATGGACCGCACGCGGGAGGAGGCGCGGCTCTACGACCTGTCCGCGCACTTCCTGTGGATCGGCGAGCGCACCCGCCAGCTCGACGGCGCCCACATCGCGCTCGCGGAGCTGCTGTCCAACCCGATCGGCCTGAAGATCGGCCCGACGACCACGCCCGAGCTGGCCGTCGAGTACGTCGAGCGGCTCGACCCGAAGAACGTGCCCGGCCGCCTCACGCTGATCAGCCGGATGGGCAACGGCAAGGTCCGCGACGTGCTGCCGTCGATCGTGGAGAAGGTCGAGGCCTCCGGGCACAAGGTCATCTGGCAGTGCGACCCGATGCACGGCAACACCGTCGAGTCCACCTCCGGCTACAAGACCCGCCACTTCGACCGCATCGTCGACGAGGTGCAGGGCTTCTTCGAGGTGCACCGCGGCCTGGGCACGCACCCCGGCGGCATCCACGTCGAGGTCACCGGCGAGGACGTCACGGAGTGCCTGGGCGGCGCGCAGGAGATCTCCGACGCCGACCTGGGCGGCCGCTACGAGACCGCGTGCGACCCCCGCCTGAACACCCAGCAGTCCCTGGAGCTGGCGTTCCTCGTGGCGGAGATGCTGCGCGGGTAG